Part of the Weissella coleopterorum genome is shown below.
GAATATATTATGCAAAATAACCAAGCTACGGCAGAAAAATTAAATCCAATCCAATTACCTGAGTTTAGAGAACAATTTTTTGGTTCTTTTGAAGGATTGCCAAGTAGTGAGCTTGCGACTACTATTAAAAAAAGGTATAACTTACAAAATATTGCCGATTATGGGGATTTAATGCAAGCAATGACTCAAGAAGAAGTTTTAGATGCAATTGCTGCAGCGGATGATGAAGGAGATGCCGAAAATGCAACAGCTTTTTGGCAACGACTTGAAAATGGCCTAAAATATCTACGTGAACATACGCAAGATGGTGAAAATATTTTGGTTGTGGCCCATGGAACTTTGATTCGGAATTTGTCAGGAAAATATGCCGGTCGAGAATACACGTATTCAAGTATGTACAATGGCTCAATTTCAAAATGGACCGTTGATGATGAACAAATGAATTTAGAAGTTTTCAATGACATTGAGAAAGTTTGGTGATTGAATGCATGAAAATGAGGAAAACCCTCGCGTAGCTGTCCTGTTAATCGGTTTAGATCGGAATGATCCGCAATTTGATTATCAGATGACGGAATTAGCTAATTTAACAGAAGCTAATCAAATGGAAGTTATCGCAACCCTTACACAAAAATTAGAACGACCGGTAGCAGCGACTTATTTCGGAAAAGGAAAAGTCGAGGAGTTAAAGGAAGCAGTGGCCTTTCATCAAGTTTCGATGGTGGTAGCAAATGATGAATTGTCACCATCGCAAATTCGGAATTTGGAAACTCAAATTGGGGTTTCGATTCTGGATCGGACCGCTTTAATTTTAGATATATTTGCCTCACGTGCCAAAACTCGTTTAGCTCAATTGCAGATTGAAATGGCCCGGTTACAATATCAATTGCCACGCTTGCGTACTAGTATGAATATTCGACTAGATCAACAGACCGGTGGTGGGGGTGGTAGTTTCACCAGCCGTGGATCGGGTGAAACTAAATTAGAAACGAACCGACGGTTGATCGAACATCAAATTTCAATGATTAAAAAAGAAATCACTGATATCGAGGCTGACGACCAAAATCGACGAAAGTATCGGGATAAACAAGCAATTAAGAGTGTTGCCTTGGTGGGCTACACCAATGCAGGAAAATCAACCTACATGAACCAATTGGTGAAACGTTATGGTGAAAATCAGGAGAAAACGGTTTTTCAAGCAGATATGCTCTTTTCTACCTTGGAGACAGCGGTACGGAAATTGAATTTGCCTGACCATCAGAGCTTTTTGCTTTCTGATACGGTCGGTTTTGTATCCAAATTACCACATAACTTAGTCGCGGCATTTCGAGCAACTTTAGCTGAAGCTGCTCAAGCTGATTTGTTGCTACAAGTGGTAGATTTCTCGGATCCAAACTATCAAGCAATGATGGATACAACGATGCAAACTTTGAAGGAAATTGGGATCACTGACTTACCAATGGTAACAATTTATAATAAGGCTGACCGAATAATGGGCAGTGTATATCCTGAGCGTACGGCTGATACACTCACACTTTCGGCATTAGACAACAATTCTTTAGACTTGTTGGTCGAGACACTGCATCAAAAATTATTTGCTGATCTCAAGGAATATACATTATTGATACCATTTGCTGATGGACAAGTTGTCGCAGAACTAAACGAATCAGCACATGTACTAACGACTGAATATTTAGCTGAAGGTACGCAACTAAAAGTAGTGCTAACGCCCGTGCAAGTTCAACGGCTAAATCAATACATTCAGAGTTAATTTATCATAGTAAAAAACGAGTTAGGATTAACTCGTTTTTTTATTATAAAATTTACCATTTTTTGTCTAATTTTAGGATAAAAATGGTCTGTAGTTGCTAGGTGGAGCTTCATCGCGCTTTTTTAATTAAATTAGGATAAACCGACTTGAATTAATTTTATAAAAAGGTTAGACTAATCGATACTGTGGTTTTTCAAAGATTTATTCGAAACTAGATAAGGAGAACGTTATATGGATTTATTAAAACCTTATTTTGGCAAATACAAAAGCGATCTGGCAATCACGATTATATCAGTGATCGTGATGGCCGGAGCTGCACTTTGGCAGCCAAAACTATTACAAGAAGTGATGAAGGCAATTACGCAGGATAAGATGAGCCAAGTTAATTCAATTGGAATTGAATTAATTACGGTTGCGGTGATTGGCTTGATTGCGGGGACAATCAATGCGATTTTTGCGGCGAAGGTTGCACAAAATATTGCGGCCGATGTTCGCGAACAAACGTATCGTAAAATTCAAACTTTTTCATTCGCAGATATTGAGCGATTTTCAGTGGGGAATTTGGTTGTACGTTTGACTAATGATATTCAACAAATTCAAACTTTGGTTATGACAGCGCTTCAAGCATTGATTCGAATGCCAATTTTATTCATTGGGGCCTTATATTTAGCGATTAAAACGTTACCAAATCTTTGGTGGATTATTGTGATTATGGTGATTACTGTGATGTTAATTACTATGTTTGTCTTTACTAAAATGGGACCTTTATTTGGTAAGATTCAAGGTCTGATTGAAAAGACTAATAATTTAGCTAAAGAAAATCTCCAAGGTGTGCGCGTGGTTAAATCATTTAATCAAGAGCAAAATGAACAAAAGAGATTCGATGTTGCCTCGGGTGAATTGAATGCGATCAATGTCAAAATTGGTTATCTATTCTCGGTTATGTCACCTTTATTTACAATGGTTAGTCAACTAGCCATTGCAGGTTCAATTTGGTTTGTTGGAAGTCAAGTGGATAAGCATCCTTTGTGGATTGCGAGTGTATCATCATTTACGAATTATTTGATGCAAATTATGATGGCCGTCATTATTGGTGGAATGATGATGTCGTTTGCAGCTCGTGGATTGGTTTCAATTAAGCGAATTAAAGAAGTTATTGATACTAAGCCAACCATGACCTTTGATCTTGACGCACCAGAGCAGGAATTAAAGGGATCTGTTGAATTTAAAGATGTGTCATTTAGTTATCCAGACGATGACATGATGGTTTTAAAGGATATTACATTTACAGCCCAAGCGGGTGAAATGATTGGAATCGTGGGTGCTACTGGTTCAGGTAAGACGACCTTGGCGCAACTTATGGCCCGTTTATTTGATCCAAGTCAGGGAACGGTGAAAATTGGAGGCGTCGATTTAAAGCAAGTTAATGAAAAATCATTACGCCAAACAGTTTCGTATGTTCTTCAACGTGCAACCCTCTTTTCAGGTAAAATTGCAGATAATTTACGTCAAGGGAAAAAGGACGCTGATGAAACCGATATGAAACGGGCAACGGAAATTGCGCAAGCCGCAGAATTCGTGGAACGTTATGAAGATGTTTACGATCATCCGGTTGAAGAACGTTCTTCTAATTTCTCGGGTGGTCAAAAACAGCGTTTGTCGATCGCACGGGGAGTCATTGCTGAACCAAAGATATTAATTTTGGATGATTCAACTTCTGCCTTAGATGCTAAGTCTGAAAAATTGGTCAAAGAAGCGTTGGATCATGATTTGAAGGATACAACAACTTTCATTATTGCTGAAAAGATTTCTTCTGTGATTAATGCTGACCGGATTTTGGTTCTGGATGAAGGGAAATTAGTCGGTGTAGGAACGCATCAAGAATTAATCAAAAATTCCGATGTTTACCGTGAAATTTATGCAACACAAAAAGCGCAGGAGGTAAATAACTAATGGCAGATTTTTTGAAAGCAATTAAGTTCTTTGCACATTATTTTAAGCGTTTTAAATTGGGGTTGTTTTTGGTAGTGGTTTTCACTGTTCTATCAACATATCTACAAGTTAAGGCGCCTGTTTATATGGGGAATTCCATACAAGAGATGGGAAATTATCTCTTTGTTAAGCTCAATCCTATGACTGCGGCGCATGCTAACTTAGATAAATTCCATCATGCCCTATTGATGATGGTTGCATTTGTTATGATGATGGCAGTTTCAATGTTGATTATGGGGATTATTCAATCTCTAATATCAGCCAATTCTGTAAATGATATGCGAACGGGTCTCTTTGCAAAATTGCAACGAATGACGATTCGCTACTTTGATGAACATCAAGACGGTGAAATTTTAGCCCGCTTTACTTCGGATTTGGATAATATTTTTAATGCCATGAATCAAGCAATTTTCCAGTTATTCTCTCAAATTGCTTTAATGGTCGGAATTATCATTATGATGTTCCAACAAAATGTCAAAATGGCTTGGATTACCATGGCATCAACACCGATTGCACTTTTGATTGCCGTTTTGGTGATTGTTCAAGCTAAGAAATATGTAGATTTGCAACAAAGTGAAGTCGGACATTTGAATGGTTACATTAATGAACAAATTAATGGAGAACGAGTAATTATTACTAATGGTTTGCAAGCCGAATCAATTGCCCAATTTACACAACATAATGATAAAGTGCGAAAAGCTACATTTAAGGGACAAGTCTGGTCTGGAATCTTGTTCCCGTTGATGTCTGGAATGAGCCTAATTAATACGGCAGTGGTCATCTTTTTTGGTGGTGCAATGGCCTTAAATGGTGATTTATCACGAGCCACGGCACTAGGGTTGATTGTGATGTTTATGTCATTTTCACAACAGTACTACCAACCAATTACTAACATTACCTCAACCTATAATATGTTACAGTTGGCGATTACTGGAGCTCATCGTTTATCTGAAGTCTTTGAACAAATTGATGAAGTTTCGCCAACGAATGGCCATGTACTAACAGGAATTGAAAAACAAGTTAAATTGGATAATGTTCATTTTGGATATCAAGCAGAACGCGAAATTCTCCATGGTGTTTCCGTCGATGTTAATAAAGGTCAAATGGTTGCTTTAGTAGGGCCAACTGGTTCTGGAAAAACGACGGTCATGAACCTGCTCAATCGTTTTTATGACGTTGATGCGGGGTCGGTTTCATTTGATGGAATCGATGTGCGGGAAATGGACTTAAAGAGTTTACGTGATCATGTGGGAATTGTTTTGCAGGATTCCGTTTTGTTCTCAGGAACAATTCGGGATAATATTGTCTTTGGAAAACCCAATGCGACAGATGAAGAGATGATTAGTGCTGCCAAGCAAGCTAATATTCACGAATTCATCGAAACGTTACCAAAAGGATATGAGACAACTGTGGATGATGAAAATTCGGTTTTCTCAACGGGACAAAAGCAACTCTTATCAATTGCTCGGACGATTTTGACTAATCCAGATTTGCTGATTTTGGATGAGGCCACGTCTAATGTTGATACTGTGACCGAAGCCAAAATTCAAAAGGCGATGGAAGCTGTGATTCAAGGCCGGACTAGTTTTGTGATTGCACACCGTTTGAAGACGATCTTATCAGCTGATAAAATCGTCGTCCTAAAAGATGGTGAAGTGATTGAACAAGGAAATCATCAGGAACTCTTAGCCGAAAAGGGATTCTATGCAGAATTGTATACAAATCAAATGGTATTTGAATAAAATAAATGTGTTAATAAATTAAAAAATTTAAAAACGAAACTGACAATTACAGTTTCGTTTTTTTGATTCGTATGCACAATGAGTTGTGAAGAATGACTAAAATGGTCGATAAATCTAAAGTTATACTAAAGTAGTGTGTAATGATCCGAAATATAAATCAAAAAATGTTAAGATAAGACCAACCAAATTTCAATCTAAATTTTTGGTAAGTAACTTTACAATGTTGTGGAGGACTAGTATAATACGGTTCTTAAACTATTAAAACAAATAATGAAAATAGAGGGGTATGTTGATGGCATATTTAGAGCTACGAGACATTAAGAAATCATATTTCTTAGGTCAAGAAGAGTTTCCAGTTTTAAAAGGAATTGATTTAGATTTTGAATTAGGTGAATTTGTTTCGGTACTGGGTGAGTCTGGTGGCGGAAAGTCGACGTTAATGAACATTATTGGCGGATTGGACCGTAACTTTGAAGGTAGTGTGACAATTTCGGGCGAGAAATTAAATCATCGAAAAGAAAAGATGTTGGATGCTTATCGTCGAGGTACGATTGGGTACATCTATCAATCATACAATTTGATTTCACATTTAACTGTGTTGGACAATGTTTTGATTTCGCTTGATATGACAACTTTAAGTCATAGTGAACGAGAAGCTCGGGCTAAGGAGCTGTTGGAACGAGTTGGATTGGGTGATCAAATGAAAAAGCATCCTAACCAATTATCGGGTGGACAAAAACAACGAGTGGCCATTGCACGGGCCTTGGCTCCAGATCCAGAAGTCATTATTGCTGATGAGCCAACTGGTGCATTGGATTCACAAAATACAGTTGAAGTTTTGGAACTCTTACAAGAAATTGCTGAAGACGGTAAGCTGGTGATTGCTGTGACGCATTCCCAAGATGTAGCCAACCATGGAACTAGAATTGTCCATTTGGCAGATGGAAAAGTAGATGGAAATTCACGAATTCATGATGCTTATCCAGTGGGACAACGAACAGAAAAAATTCAATCTAAAGCAATGCCACTTTCAGCTAGCTTCCAAAATGCCTGGAAGCATTTTTCGCATAACTTCTGGCGTAATTCGTTAATTATGATTGGGACGGCTATTGGCCTCTTTGCGGTTTTGCTTTTCTCTGGAATTGGGAATGGAGTTAACGCTTATATTCAAAAGCAAGTTGGGGATTTAGCTAATCCCAATTATCCAACCATCATGAAAAATGTGGTTTCTAATAAAGAAGCCAAGGGTAAAGAATCATCTGAATTAATGCAGAGTACCATGCAAACTATGATGACAGATTATAAAAAAGCAACGATGTCACAAGATTACTTGAATCAGATTAAAGATGTTAAGCATGTTAAAAAGGTTACGCCTGGTTACATGTTTACGAATGTGACGGTTTCATATCAAGGAAATGATATTCAAACTCCACAATATCAAAGCTGGACACCAGCTTATAGTGATTCAATCATTAAAGCCGGACACGCACCTAAGGATGGAGAAATCGTCGTCGATAAGAAGACATTTGCCCAAAAGGTTAGTGCAGATAATTGGAAGTCAATTGTTGGCAAAGATGTCGATTTGACATTTGTGGCATACGATGAAAATAATGTGCCAAAACCAATTACTAAAACCTTTAAGGTGGCTGGAGTGGCCGAATCACAAACGGGGGCCATGGCTGCTACGACCGAGGCTACGATGCACCAAGTTTTGGAAGAAGCTGGGGCTAATACCGATTATACGTATGCCTCAGTTGAAATTGCGGACACTAAAAATGTTAAAGCGGCCGTAAAGGATATTAATGCCATTCAAGCTGATGGTCAAAAGGCATTCTTGGCAATTTCGGTTGGTTCAATTCTAGACACTATTAATACAATTGTGAGTCTAGCAACGAATGTCTTAGCTGCCATTTCAGGAATTTCATTAATTGTGTCAGCGCTGATGATCATTGTTACGATGTATATGTCTGTTTCTGAACGGACGAAAGAAATCGGAATCTTAAGAGCTTTGGGGGAATCAAAGCGGGATATTCGCCGTTTGTTTACTTCTGAGTCGATTATTATTGGTTTGTTATCAGCGGCATTAGCATTGGTGATGGCATACGGTCTTGGATTCTTATTGAATACGGCTTTGTATAAAATTGCGAAGTTTAATATGATTCAAGTCAGCGTGTCAAATGTTATCTTTACGATTATAGTCGCTTTGGTCATTTCATTCCTTGCTGCTTTGATGCCGGCACGACGAGCTTCACGTTTGAACCCGATTGATGCTCTAGCGGCTGATTAGTTTTAAATAAGTAAATGGGTTAATTTATAAAGCTATCTTGGTTGGTTAACTAAGGTAGTTTTTTATTATCATTGTTTAGAAATCAGGTTATGATGATGAGATTCATAGTGATTAATTTTGGAAACCATACTTTCCAATAAGTTCTTGGAAAAATTGCTATAAAAAGTGTAAAATAGTACTTAACATTTATTTTAGAGGAGACTACTAATGAATAAGAATGCATCAGAATGGCTCGCTGAGTCAATTAAATATGAAGATGATTTATTAAACGATTTGAAGACATTATTGGCAATTCCGTCAGTCCGTGATGATCAGGCGGCAACTCCGGATGCACCACTTGGCCCAAAGACGAAAGAAGCACTTACTACTTGGGAAAGTATGGCGCAACGGGATGGCTTTAAAACGGGTGATTTTAAGGGGTTAGTGGGATATGCTGAATTAGGCGATGCCGACGCAGCTGAATCAATTGATGTGATTGGTCATTTGGATGTAATGCCTGAAGGTGAAGGTTGGACGAAAGAACCATTTTCACCAGTTATTGAAGACGGACGTCTATATGCACGTGGTGCATCAGACGATAAGGGACCTTCAATGATTGCTTATTATGCATTGAAGATGTTAAAAGATATGAACGTTCCCATGAAGCGACGTGTCCGTTTGGTCATGGGAATTGACGAAGAGTCTGAGTGGATGGGAATGGAAGAATTCTTTGAAACAAATGGTTACCCTACCATGGGATTCTCACCAGATGCCGAGTTCCCAATTATTAACGGGGAAAAAGGAAATGTTTCCCAGGTTGTTCGCTTTAATGGGACAAATGGGGGAACTGTTGAATTACGTGACTTTAAAGCTGGTCAACGACCAAATATGGTGCCAGGAACAGCGGTAGCACATGTTTCCCTACAAGATCCACAAATGTTAGTTGCCGGATTAGAACGTTATTTAGCAAGCGAAAAGCGGGTTAAGGCTGAAATTGAAGTGAACGACCATTTGGCCACTATTACTTTCTACGGGAAGCAAGTGCATGGTGCCTGGCCTGAAACGGGATTGAATGCTGGAACATTCTTAGCAAACTATCTACAACAATATGACTTTGGTGGCAATGCCAAAGGCTTCTTAACTTTCTTGGGAACTGCAGTACATGATGACTCAACAGCATTTAGAATCGGGGCCTTAAAGCACGATGACTTAATGGGTGATCTTTCAATGAATATTGGAATCCAACGTTTTGAAGCAGGTGAAGATGGCTTTATTAACTTGAATTTCCGTTACCCACAAAACACTAACCCTGAAGAAATTGGGAATGCAGTTTCTAGTGCATTGACGCCTGACTTTGATGCCAAAGTAGCCATTGAAGGTCATGCGCAAGGTCCACATTATGTTTCAGGGGATGATCCACTGGTTACAACCTTGCTCGATGTTTATCGGAAGCATACTGGTTTACCAGCGGCAGAACGTGTGATTGGTGGCGGAACCTTTGGTCGCTTGTTAGACCGTGGTGTGGCATTTGGAGCAATGTTTGAAGGTGTTCCAGATACCATGCATCAACCGGATGAATTTTATCCAGTGGCCGATTTGACACGAGGAATGGCGATTTTTGCGGAAGCCATTTATCGTTTGGCTAATGAAGCATAATTAATTATAAAGTGAATGAAATCAGACTAGAATCAGTAAAGGTTAGTGATACTGAAGAATAGTTTGGTTTCTTTTTTCACGAAAGATTTAGGCTAAGGATTGAAAAAATGGCAAATGCAGCAAATCAAAAGGTGCTCGTGATTACGGGAAATACGGGGACCGGTAAAACAACGGTAGCCCGCTATTTAAACGAGAAATATCACTTACCGCAGGTAGTTACACATACAACTCGTCCACCGCGTGCTGGGGAAATCGATGGCCGTGATTATTATTTTGAAACTGAAGCTAGTTTTCCTAGTAACCATTACTTAGAGGAAGTTGTCTATAGCCACTATCACTATGGTTCATCATATGAGGGTTTAAATCGAGCTTGGGAAAAGGGACCTTTAATTACCATTGTTTTAGATACAGCGGGGGCCTTAACCTATGCCCAACAATTAGGGGAAAAAGTAGAAGTATTATATTTATCAGTTGATGATCAAGCCGATTTAACACAACGTCTGATCAAACGGGGGGATCAGTTGGCACGGATTCAAAAAAGAATAAATAGCGCTGAGTTCGTGCGCGATTTAGCTGTACCACCTGCCCTTCAGCAATATGCACACATGGTGGTGAATAACGATTGGATTCAAACCAAAAAAGCAATCGATGGTATTATTAAAAATATGTTAAAATAGATTAAGTAAAGTCGGGGCTTGTTCTCGACTTTTTTAGAAAAATTTGACAAATATAGCAATATTATGAGAAATTATACAGATAGATGAAGTTATTAATGAATTTTAAGGGGGATTTAATAATGTCGATGATTGAATTTAACCACGTTGGTAAGTATTACGGTGATTTTCATGCCTTGAAGGATATTAATTTGGAAGTTGAAGCGGGTGAAACGGTAGTTTTGATCGGCCCTTCCGGTTCTGGAAAATCAACGTTAATTCGGACGATTAATGGCTTGGAACCAATTCAAGAAGGTCATTTAATTGTGAATGGTTATGATCTGGCTGATCGTAAAACTGATATGAACAAAATTCGCAAAGATGTTGGAATGGTCTTTCAACATTTCAATCTCTATGCTAATAAGACGGTTCTAGAGAA
Proteins encoded:
- a CDS encoding ABC transporter ATP-binding protein, which translates into the protein MDLLKPYFGKYKSDLAITIISVIVMAGAALWQPKLLQEVMKAITQDKMSQVNSIGIELITVAVIGLIAGTINAIFAAKVAQNIAADVREQTYRKIQTFSFADIERFSVGNLVVRLTNDIQQIQTLVMTALQALIRMPILFIGALYLAIKTLPNLWWIIVIMVITVMLITMFVFTKMGPLFGKIQGLIEKTNNLAKENLQGVRVVKSFNQEQNEQKRFDVASGELNAINVKIGYLFSVMSPLFTMVSQLAIAGSIWFVGSQVDKHPLWIASVSSFTNYLMQIMMAVIIGGMMMSFAARGLVSIKRIKEVIDTKPTMTFDLDAPEQELKGSVEFKDVSFSYPDDDMMVLKDITFTAQAGEMIGIVGATGSGKTTLAQLMARLFDPSQGTVKIGGVDLKQVNEKSLRQTVSYVLQRATLFSGKIADNLRQGKKDADETDMKRATEIAQAAEFVERYEDVYDHPVEERSSNFSGGQKQRLSIARGVIAEPKILILDDSTSALDAKSEKLVKEALDHDLKDTTTFIIAEKISSVINADRILVLDEGKLVGVGTHQELIKNSDVYREIYATQKAQEVNN
- a CDS encoding ABC transporter ATP-binding protein/permease, with the translated sequence MAYLELRDIKKSYFLGQEEFPVLKGIDLDFELGEFVSVLGESGGGKSTLMNIIGGLDRNFEGSVTISGEKLNHRKEKMLDAYRRGTIGYIYQSYNLISHLTVLDNVLISLDMTTLSHSEREARAKELLERVGLGDQMKKHPNQLSGGQKQRVAIARALAPDPEVIIADEPTGALDSQNTVEVLELLQEIAEDGKLVIAVTHSQDVANHGTRIVHLADGKVDGNSRIHDAYPVGQRTEKIQSKAMPLSASFQNAWKHFSHNFWRNSLIMIGTAIGLFAVLLFSGIGNGVNAYIQKQVGDLANPNYPTIMKNVVSNKEAKGKESSELMQSTMQTMMTDYKKATMSQDYLNQIKDVKHVKKVTPGYMFTNVTVSYQGNDIQTPQYQSWTPAYSDSIIKAGHAPKDGEIVVDKKTFAQKVSADNWKSIVGKDVDLTFVAYDENNVPKPITKTFKVAGVAESQTGAMAATTEATMHQVLEEAGANTDYTYASVEIADTKNVKAAVKDINAIQADGQKAFLAISVGSILDTINTIVSLATNVLAAISGISLIVSALMIIVTMYMSVSERTKEIGILRALGESKRDIRRLFTSESIIIGLLSAALALVMAYGLGFLLNTALYKIAKFNMIQVSVSNVIFTIIVALVISFLAALMPARRASRLNPIDALAAD
- the pepV gene encoding dipeptidase PepV, whose translation is MNKNASEWLAESIKYEDDLLNDLKTLLAIPSVRDDQAATPDAPLGPKTKEALTTWESMAQRDGFKTGDFKGLVGYAELGDADAAESIDVIGHLDVMPEGEGWTKEPFSPVIEDGRLYARGASDDKGPSMIAYYALKMLKDMNVPMKRRVRLVMGIDEESEWMGMEEFFETNGYPTMGFSPDAEFPIINGEKGNVSQVVRFNGTNGGTVELRDFKAGQRPNMVPGTAVAHVSLQDPQMLVAGLERYLASEKRVKAEIEVNDHLATITFYGKQVHGAWPETGLNAGTFLANYLQQYDFGGNAKGFLTFLGTAVHDDSTAFRIGALKHDDLMGDLSMNIGIQRFEAGEDGFINLNFRYPQNTNPEEIGNAVSSALTPDFDAKVAIEGHAQGPHYVSGDDPLVTTLLDVYRKHTGLPAAERVIGGGTFGRLLDRGVAFGAMFEGVPDTMHQPDEFYPVADLTRGMAIFAEAIYRLANEA
- the hflX gene encoding GTPase HflX, which produces MHENEENPRVAVLLIGLDRNDPQFDYQMTELANLTEANQMEVIATLTQKLERPVAATYFGKGKVEELKEAVAFHQVSMVVANDELSPSQIRNLETQIGVSILDRTALILDIFASRAKTRLAQLQIEMARLQYQLPRLRTSMNIRLDQQTGGGGGSFTSRGSGETKLETNRRLIEHQISMIKKEITDIEADDQNRRKYRDKQAIKSVALVGYTNAGKSTYMNQLVKRYGENQEKTVFQADMLFSTLETAVRKLNLPDHQSFLLSDTVGFVSKLPHNLVAAFRATLAEAAQADLLLQVVDFSDPNYQAMMDTTMQTLKEIGITDLPMVTIYNKADRIMGSVYPERTADTLTLSALDNNSLDLLVETLHQKLFADLKEYTLLIPFADGQVVAELNESAHVLTTEYLAEGTQLKVVLTPVQVQRLNQYIQS
- a CDS encoding ABC transporter ATP-binding protein; its protein translation is MADFLKAIKFFAHYFKRFKLGLFLVVVFTVLSTYLQVKAPVYMGNSIQEMGNYLFVKLNPMTAAHANLDKFHHALLMMVAFVMMMAVSMLIMGIIQSLISANSVNDMRTGLFAKLQRMTIRYFDEHQDGEILARFTSDLDNIFNAMNQAIFQLFSQIALMVGIIIMMFQQNVKMAWITMASTPIALLIAVLVIVQAKKYVDLQQSEVGHLNGYINEQINGERVIITNGLQAESIAQFTQHNDKVRKATFKGQVWSGILFPLMSGMSLINTAVVIFFGGAMALNGDLSRATALGLIVMFMSFSQQYYQPITNITSTYNMLQLAITGAHRLSEVFEQIDEVSPTNGHVLTGIEKQVKLDNVHFGYQAEREILHGVSVDVNKGQMVALVGPTGSGKTTVMNLLNRFYDVDAGSVSFDGIDVREMDLKSLRDHVGIVLQDSVLFSGTIRDNIVFGKPNATDEEMISAAKQANIHEFIETLPKGYETTVDDENSVFSTGQKQLLSIARTILTNPDLLILDEATSNVDTVTEAKIQKAMEAVIQGRTSFVIAHRLKTILSADKIVVLKDGEVIEQGNHQELLAEKGFYAELYTNQMVFE
- a CDS encoding histidine phosphatase family protein, which codes for MSFNLYLVRHGQTYLNKYSRMQGWSDAPLTDKGITDGLAAGSRLANVKFDHVYSSDLSRAVHTAEYIMQNNQATAEKLNPIQLPEFREQFFGSFEGLPSSELATTIKKRYNLQNIADYGDLMQAMTQEEVLDAIAAADDEGDAENATAFWQRLENGLKYLREHTQDGENILVVAHGTLIRNLSGKYAGREYTYSSMYNGSISKWTVDDEQMNLEVFNDIEKVW
- a CDS encoding guanylate kinase; translated protein: MANAANQKVLVITGNTGTGKTTVARYLNEKYHLPQVVTHTTRPPRAGEIDGRDYYFETEASFPSNHYLEEVVYSHYHYGSSYEGLNRAWEKGPLITIVLDTAGALTYAQQLGEKVEVLYLSVDDQADLTQRLIKRGDQLARIQKRINSAEFVRDLAVPPALQQYAHMVVNNDWIQTKKAIDGIIKNMLK